A DNA window from Oceanispirochaeta sp. M1 contains the following coding sequences:
- a CDS encoding AAA family ATPase: MVEEPEQNLSPGSQWDLLKKSLLKENSRKDKNQLIMTTHSPYILSYMNLALQASSLWERIDNKDLEYTLTSIIPKNISVKVSNLNVYECNETDGSIKKLEPYEGILPDDNYLNKGLREGNDLFDALLDIEDQL; encoded by the coding sequence ATAGTTGAGGAACCGGAACAAAATTTATCACCAGGATCGCAATGGGATTTACTGAAAAAATCTTTATTGAAAGAGAATTCACGTAAAGATAAAAATCAATTAATCATGACAACTCATAGTCCCTATATTCTTTCCTATATGAATTTGGCTTTACAGGCTAGTAGTCTTTGGGAGCGCATTGATAATAAAGATCTTGAATATACTTTGACCTCAATCATACCTAAAAATATTTCTGTTAAAGTATCAAATCTGAATGTTTATGAGTGTAATGAAACAGACGGCAGTATTAAGAAGCTCGAGCCTTATGAGGGGATTCTGCCTGATGATAATTATTTGAATAAGGGGCTTCGGGAAGGAAATGATTTATTTGATGCTCTTCTTGATATAGAAGATCAATTATGA